GAAGCAAAAGAATCAAGCCCTTATAATTCCGCAGTTTCAAGCCTTGGTGCGTGTACGGCTCGAAAAGGGATCTGAAGTTCTGGGTGCCTCGCTCGAAGCCATTCACAAGATTGACGTTGCCAATACTCACAGCACTGACGGCTCTACCTCCCTTCCCGCGCAATCTCAATAATCCATATCAGTCCATGCTTGACCTTTCATAAGGCGATTTAAAGCCTCGTCGCCGTGCATGACGACTCGTTGAAGGCGCGGATCTCATCAGCAACCATAGACGCATAATCCCAAATTCTCTCAAGCTAGATTCCATTCGCCCTAAAAGTGGTCATTTTACCTCTGTAACGTGCATGTAACGTTCGCGAAACATGAGGGAAAATGCGCCTGCAACATGCCTGTTTCAAAAAATCGTAACCCCACGGTCACTTTTCAATGAATCTTCTCATTCTCTACGTTGGTTGCCATCGTTGGAATCAACCTGCGATGCAGAAGAACCCCAAACAGAGATATCCATCCGGAAATTCTGCGAGCAGCCTTCATCAAGCAATGGATATGAAGCGCCTTTAGCGCGAGAAGGCCGAGATGTAAGCGATAGGTAATTGATAAGGAGGCAGTATGAATTGTGGAATCTATTCCAGGAGCAGAAGGTGCACGCGTCTGCTCAAGCGTCTTTCTCCCGTGCTGATGGCTTTAGTCCTGCTTGCAATGGGACCGGCGCTCCTCGGACAAGGAGTATCGGGCAGGATTCTGGGCAATGTACAGGACTCGACCGGTGCCGTCATCGCCAAGGCGGCCGTAACGGCCACCAACATTGGGACAGGGACCTCCTCGACGATGTCAACCGATTCCAATGGCGACTACCGTTTCGACAATCTTCAGCCGGGGACGTACAGCATCCGTTTTACAGCTCAGGGCTTCAGTCCATTTGTATCCAACGGAAACGCTGTCGTGGTCGATGGCGCCATCCGTGTAGATGCCACACTGAAGGTAGGCGGGCAGGACCAAACCATCGAGGTCTCCGCGGCGCAACCGCTGATAGACCCGACGAGTTCCTCACTCGGTCAGGTGGTGGATCAGAAGGAGATTGCCAATCTACCACTGAACGGGCGCATCTTCTCTCAACTGGTCCAGACGGTTCCTGGCTCTGTTGCAGCCGGTTTCGGCAGCGCGCCCGAAGCGGCAGCCGGCGCAGGCGCTGTTTCATCGATCACCGCCAGTGTAAACGGCATGCCCTGGGGAGGCACCACATACACGCTCGATGGCGTAAATAACATGGAGTTGCTGAACGCCTTCATCAACGTCACACCTCCTCTGGACTCGTTGCAGGAAGTAAAAATATCCACCAACAACGCCGATGCCACAGTAGGGACCTACGGCGGAGCGCAGGTAAACGCCTTCGTCAAATCGGGCGCCAACGCATTTCATGGCTCAGCCTACGAGTTCTATCGTGGTGACTCCCTGAATGCCTATCAATGGCGAGCATCATCCAAGGCACCCTATCGCAGCAACCAGTTCGGCGGATCATTCGGCGGGCCGATTCTCAGGAATAAAGCGTTCTTCTTCGTCGACTATCAGGGACTTCTGTTACAGCACGGCATCAGCTACATCCTCACTGTACCGACTGACCTGATGAAACAGGGCACTTTCCTGAAGAGCCAGTTCCCGAACGCCATCTATGATCCACAAACGATGCAGCCCTTCCCTACGATCTCCACCAACCAGGGAGACGCGTGGCAAATTCCCACTTCGCGCTTCGACTCGGTCTCCGCCAAGATGGTCTCCGGAAGCACGATATGGCCAACGGCAACAAGTCAGGCCAGCACCAGCAACAACTTCAATGCAAACACGACCGAGCCCGACAACAACCACCAGTTCGATATCAAAGGCGACTATCAACTGGGTAACGGCGATCACGTCTTTGTGCGCGAATCCTATCAGCGGCGCGATCTGGAAGCTCCTTCACCCGGCACTCCATTCATTCAGATCGGCGATGTCAACGCGATGTCGCGCGACCATAACACAGCCGTCGGCTACGATCACACGTTTTCGCCGACCGCGCTCAACGAATTCCGCGTTGGATTCAATCGTTTCTACACCAAAGACTTCGGCAATGATCTCGGGACGAATGAGAACACCGCGCTGGGGATACCAAACGGGAACGACCCAAACTTTGGCGCTACCGGCATCGGCAACTTCCAGATCGGCAACATCGCCAACACGGGCTCGCAGGGTTGGACGAACTCCCACCGCATCTCCAATTCTTTTGAGATCACGGATAACTTCACCAAAACTTTGGGCCGTCATGCCTTCACCGTTGGCGAGGATTACCGTCTCCTCCAGGCATCTCTTACAAATTCCGACAGCAATAAGAACGGCGATTTCACCTTCTCATCGAACTACACGAGCAGCTGCACCATGCAGCCCAGTTGCTCCAACCCTACAGGCGGCAATGAATTCGCCAGCTTCCTGCTGGGAATGCCGTCGTACGAAGATCGCGGCTTTGTCGCCACAGACCCGGCAACACGCGCGAATCTATTGGGCGTTTACGCGCAGGACCAGTACCGCGTGACGAA
This is a stretch of genomic DNA from Edaphobacter acidisoli. It encodes these proteins:
- a CDS encoding TonB-dependent receptor, with the protein product MNCGIYSRSRRCTRLLKRLSPVLMALVLLAMGPALLGQGVSGRILGNVQDSTGAVIAKAAVTATNIGTGTSSTMSTDSNGDYRFDNLQPGTYSIRFTAQGFSPFVSNGNAVVVDGAIRVDATLKVGGQDQTIEVSAAQPLIDPTSSSLGQVVDQKEIANLPLNGRIFSQLVQTVPGSVAAGFGSAPEAAAGAGAVSSITASVNGMPWGGTTYTLDGVNNMELLNAFINVTPPLDSLQEVKISTNNADATVGTYGGAQVNAFVKSGANAFHGSAYEFYRGDSLNAYQWRASSKAPYRSNQFGGSFGGPILRNKAFFFVDYQGLLLQHGISYILTVPTDLMKQGTFLKSQFPNAIYDPQTMQPFPTISTNQGDAWQIPTSRFDSVSAKMVSGSTIWPTATSQASTSNNFNANTTEPDNNHQFDIKGDYQLGNGDHVFVRESYQRRDLEAPSPGTPFIQIGDVNAMSRDHNTAVGYDHTFSPTALNEFRVGFNRFYTKDFGNDLGTNENTALGIPNGNDPNFGATGIGNFQIGNIANTGSQGWTNSHRISNSFEITDNFTKTLGRHAFTVGEDYRLLQASLTNSDSNKNGDFTFSSNYTSSCTMQPSCSNPTGGNEFASFLLGMPSYEDRGFVATDPATRANLLGVYAQDQYRVTNNLTLNLALRWDLITPAIDKNNRQSNFDLAQGVLDFASSGNRGPNVDTYFGGYSPRVGFAYSPNNGKTLISGAFGITHFPGNFGAMGGFLERNFPFFEVFSTQAQLLNVPLPSLSTTGLPSYIPTPTSAPVAPPPAVSPELMARNMQPDLANAWNFGVQQQLSTTTALQVTYVGTKGTHLFRRWNINTPPPGTTSYNSRLPYQYFNSTGDQYATNIGYAAADGSSIYHGLQVQLKKSTSYGLEGRIAYTWSKEIDNMSIWWPLNDRLNRGVGTNQAPDVPQSMIASLTYQLPFGKGRRWLSSSSAPVNAILGGWQLSTLTTLQSGQPLTITTNIDNLGSGVTNHADATCQSVKTFGSVSKWFDTSCFAYPAALQLGNSGIGKVRGPGFYNSDVSLSKTSTLREGMLLKLQVDAFNLSNTPHYSNPNTTLGDSNFGQIGGTNGIPREIQLGMHFTF